The Mycetohabitans endofungorum genome contains a region encoding:
- a CDS encoding phage holin family protein, producing the protein MTVLLTWLINALALLIITYIVPSIQIKSFGTALIVALVLGLINAIIRPLLILFTLPLTVLTLGLFILVINALCFWLSATLLKGFEVSGFWSAFFGSILYSIVSYLLSALILGHRFTVERWY; encoded by the coding sequence ATGACTGTATTGCTGACCTGGTTGATCAATGCGCTTGCGCTGCTGATCATCACGTATATCGTGCCGTCGATCCAAATCAAGAGCTTCGGCACTGCGTTGATCGTCGCGCTCGTGCTCGGGTTGATCAACGCGATTATCCGGCCGCTCCTGATCCTATTCACGCTGCCGCTGACGGTGCTCACCCTGGGGTTGTTCATTCTGGTGATCAATGCGTTGTGCTTCTGGCTGAGTGCGACGTTGCTCAAGGGGTTCGAGGTCTCCGGCTTTTGGTCGGCATTCTTTGGCTCGATCCTGTACAGCATCGTGTCGTATCTGCTGAGCGCGTTGATCCTTGGGCATCGCTTTACCGTTGAGCGCTGGTACTAA
- a CDS encoding TraB/GumN family protein: MLEWRRGRRARCNTGLTKWLTWWVAFGLLASIASSAHALSGASMVQVPLGPPTVPIPANQTEAATPPLQADDGTAPSRPGAAQASVPRPAHMPFYVATRGALTLYLFGTLHVGDPADYPAEQPFRQPIIDALRAASCMAFELSPDDLVMSQDDVTRYGMCSYACLPRLLPADMWTKIVRRMRGNPAGLAVIRKTRPWLAALLIETYDSLSAGLQAEYGSEPQLENLYVGRIVGLETRDEQIAAFAGLTLAEQREMLAQDLRQMPADNVSDVRVLHALWHAGDADAMANWQARQSAKLARSPTLSRRIDDRIVYQRSERFVARMLLLAEPNRPIFVAIGALHLGGPKGVLALLRDRGFDVVPR; the protein is encoded by the coding sequence ATGCTTGAGTGGCGGCGCGGCCGCCGCGCGCGATGCAATACCGGCCTGACCAAGTGGCTCACGTGGTGGGTCGCCTTCGGATTGTTGGCCAGTATCGCATCATCCGCGCACGCATTGTCCGGCGCGTCCATGGTGCAGGTTCCGCTGGGGCCGCCGACCGTGCCGATACCCGCCAACCAGACCGAGGCGGCCACGCCGCCGCTGCAAGCCGACGACGGAACGGCGCCTAGCCGGCCCGGCGCCGCCCAGGCGAGTGTGCCGCGGCCTGCGCACATGCCGTTCTATGTCGCGACCAGGGGCGCCCTGACACTGTACCTGTTTGGCACGCTGCACGTTGGCGACCCGGCTGACTATCCCGCCGAGCAACCGTTTCGGCAACCGATCATCGACGCGTTGCGTGCGGCGTCGTGCATGGCATTTGAGCTTTCGCCCGACGATCTGGTGATGTCGCAGGACGATGTGACGCGCTATGGCATGTGCTCGTATGCGTGTCTGCCACGGTTGCTGCCGGCCGATATGTGGACGAAGATCGTGCGTCGCATGCGCGGCAATCCTGCCGGGCTCGCGGTAATCCGCAAGACACGCCCATGGTTGGCGGCGCTGCTGATCGAGACCTATGACTCGTTGTCGGCCGGGTTGCAGGCCGAGTACGGTTCCGAGCCACAGCTCGAAAACCTATACGTGGGGCGTATCGTCGGTCTCGAGACGCGCGATGAGCAGATCGCCGCCTTTGCCGGACTGACGCTCGCCGAGCAGCGCGAGATGCTCGCGCAGGACTTGCGGCAGATGCCGGCCGACAACGTGTCCGACGTGCGCGTCCTGCATGCGCTATGGCATGCCGGTGATGCCGATGCGATGGCAAACTGGCAGGCGCGGCAATCGGCGAAACTGGCGCGCTCGCCGACGTTGTCGCGGCGCATTGATGATCGGATCGTGTACCAGCGCAGCGAGCGCTTTGTTGCACGTATGCTGCTGCTTGCCGAGCCCAACAGACCGATCTTCGTCGCGATCGGCGCACTGCATCTCGGCGGGCCAAAGGGCGTGCTCGCGCTATTGCGCGATCGCGGCTTTGATGTCGTGCCGCGCTGA
- a CDS encoding ABC transporter substrate-binding protein, with the protein MPHNRPLSEPYRATYHAVLAVVTALALSGAGLAQAASLPNKTLVYCSEGSPAGFDPAQYTTGTDFTANTFTVFNRLVEFERGGTKIEPGLAEKWDVSPDGLQYTFHLRHGVKFHSNDIFKPTRDFNADDVLFTFNRMLDPNLPFNKAYKVQFPYFTDLGLDKLIAKVEKINPYTVRFTLKEVNAPFLQNLAMEFASIQSAEYADALLKANRAPDLNQKPIGTGPFIFKRYTKDATIRFDGNPDYWKPGAVKVGKLIFSITVDPGVRSQKLKRGECQITVYPRPADIESLKSDPNVQLPSKPGFNLGYLAYNVEHKPFDNAQVRRALDMAINKKAIIESVYQGAGQLATNPMPPTQWSYDASIKALPYDPQQAKALLQKAGVKKGTEVTLWAMPVQRSYNPNGKLMAEMIQADWAKVGVKAKIVTYEWGEYIKRAHAGEHDAMLIGWTGDNGDPDNWLGTLLSCDAVHGNNFDRWCYKPFDDRVVKGRETTDQAQRTKLYIEAQKIFAKELPFSPLAHSTTYQPIAKNVVDFKIDPLGYTRFDGVSLK; encoded by the coding sequence ATGCCACATAACCGTCCGTTATCCGAACCCTACCGCGCGACCTATCATGCCGTGCTCGCCGTGGTGACCGCGCTGGCACTGAGTGGCGCCGGGCTCGCGCAAGCCGCGTCGTTGCCCAACAAGACGCTAGTCTATTGCTCCGAGGGCAGCCCCGCGGGCTTCGATCCGGCGCAGTACACCACCGGCACCGATTTCACCGCCAATACGTTCACTGTCTTTAATCGTCTGGTCGAGTTCGAGCGTGGTGGCACGAAGATTGAACCTGGCCTAGCCGAAAAATGGGATGTGTCGCCGGACGGTCTGCAATACACTTTCCATTTGCGTCATGGCGTAAAGTTTCACTCGAATGACATCTTCAAGCCGACGCGTGATTTCAATGCCGACGACGTGCTGTTCACGTTCAATCGGATGCTCGACCCGAATCTGCCGTTCAACAAGGCGTACAAGGTCCAGTTCCCGTACTTCACTGACTTGGGGCTGGACAAACTGATCGCAAAGGTCGAAAAGATCAATCCGTATACTGTGCGGTTCACGCTGAAGGAGGTCAACGCGCCGTTCCTGCAGAACTTGGCGATGGAGTTCGCATCGATCCAGTCAGCCGAATACGCGGACGCGCTGCTCAAGGCCAATCGCGCGCCGGACTTGAACCAGAAGCCGATCGGCACCGGACCGTTTATTTTCAAACGCTACACGAAGGATGCGACGATCCGTTTCGACGGCAATCCCGATTACTGGAAGCCGGGCGCGGTTAAGGTCGGCAAGCTGATCTTTTCAATCACTGTCGATCCAGGCGTGCGGAGCCAGAAGCTCAAGCGCGGCGAATGCCAGATCACAGTCTATCCGCGGCCGGCTGACATCGAGTCGCTCAAGAGCGACCCGAACGTGCAATTGCCGTCTAAGCCGGGCTTCAACCTTGGCTACTTGGCGTACAACGTCGAACACAAGCCGTTTGACAACGCGCAGGTGCGCCGCGCGCTGGATATGGCGATCAACAAGAAGGCTATCATCGAGTCGGTGTACCAGGGCGCGGGCCAGCTTGCGACCAACCCAATGCCGCCGACCCAATGGTCGTACGACGCATCGATCAAGGCGTTGCCGTATGATCCGCAGCAAGCCAAGGCGTTGTTGCAGAAGGCGGGCGTCAAGAAAGGCACCGAGGTCACGTTGTGGGCCATGCCCGTGCAACGCTCATACAACCCGAATGGCAAGCTGATGGCCGAGATGATCCAGGCCGACTGGGCGAAGGTTGGCGTGAAGGCGAAGATCGTCACGTATGAATGGGGCGAGTACATTAAGCGCGCCCATGCGGGCGAGCACGACGCGATGCTGATTGGCTGGACCGGCGACAATGGCGATCCCGACAACTGGCTCGGCACGTTGCTCAGCTGTGACGCAGTCCATGGCAACAACTTTGATAGGTGGTGCTACAAGCCCTTCGACGATCGGGTCGTCAAGGGCCGCGAGACCACCGATCAGGCGCAGCGCACGAAACTGTACATCGAGGCGCAAAAGATCTTTGCCAAGGAGCTGCCGTTCTCGCCGCTCGCGCATTCGACGACATACCAGCCGATCGCGAAGAACGTTGTCGACTTCAAGATCGATCCGCTGGGTTACACCCGTTTTGACGGCGTGAGCTTGAAGTAA
- a CDS encoding ABC transporter permease subunit, with the protein MIRFVLRRLGMVIPTFIGITLLAFALIHLIPGDPIEVMMGERGVDPQMHAEALHRLGLDEPLPLQYLHYVGRALHGNLGTSLITNTSVMDEFVARFPATLELSVCAMAFALLFGLPAGVAAALRRGSWLDHTVMGTALTGYSMPIFWWGLLLIMLFSVTLGWTPVSGRIAVEYDIPYTTGFMLIDSLLSTDEGAFKSAVSHLILPAVVLGTIPLAVVARMTRSSMLEVLREDYIRTARAKGLSPVRIVLVHALRNALIPVVTVIGLQVGTLLAGAVLTETLFSWPGIGKWLIDAISRRDYPVVQGGILMIATLVILVNLLVDLLYGVLNPRIRHTR; encoded by the coding sequence ATGATCCGTTTTGTCTTGCGCCGCCTGGGAATGGTCATACCGACGTTTATCGGCATCACCCTTCTCGCGTTCGCGCTGATTCATCTGATACCCGGCGATCCCATCGAAGTGATGATGGGCGAGCGCGGCGTCGATCCGCAGATGCATGCCGAGGCGCTGCATCGCCTGGGGCTCGATGAGCCGCTGCCGTTGCAGTATCTGCACTATGTTGGCCGCGCGCTGCATGGCAACCTCGGCACGTCGTTGATCACCAATACCAGCGTGATGGATGAGTTCGTCGCGCGCTTTCCGGCGACACTGGAGCTGTCGGTCTGCGCCATGGCGTTCGCGCTGCTGTTCGGCCTGCCGGCGGGCGTTGCCGCGGCGCTTAGGCGCGGCTCGTGGCTCGATCACACGGTGATGGGAACCGCGCTGACCGGCTATTCGATGCCGATCTTCTGGTGGGGACTGCTGCTGATCATGCTGTTCTCGGTCACGCTCGGCTGGACGCCGGTGTCCGGGCGCATCGCGGTGGAATACGACATCCCGTATACGACTGGCTTCATGCTGATCGATTCGCTGCTGTCCACCGATGAGGGCGCGTTCAAGTCCGCCGTGTCGCATTTGATCCTGCCGGCGGTGGTGTTGGGCACGATTCCGCTGGCGGTCGTTGCGCGGATGACGCGCTCGTCGATGCTCGAGGTGCTGCGCGAGGACTATATCCGCACTGCGCGCGCCAAGGGCTTGTCGCCGGTGCGGATCGTCCTCGTGCACGCGCTGCGCAACGCGCTGATTCCCGTTGTCACGGTGATTGGGCTGCAGGTCGGCACTTTGCTTGCGGGCGCGGTGTTGACCGAGACCCTGTTTTCGTGGCCTGGAATCGGCAAGTGGCTGATCGACGCCATCTCGCGCCGCGACTACCCAGTCGTGCAAGGCGGCATCCTGATGATCGCGACGCTGGTCATCCTGGTCAACCTGCTCGTCGATTTGCTGTACGGCGTGCTTAATCCGCGCATTCGCCACACGAGGTAA
- a CDS encoding ABC transporter permease subunit, whose protein sequence is MADLPTPPLSSPQAVTPPSGRLLAAREFWAQFSRNHGAVGALVVVTILIVVALFAPLLAPHSPIEQYREFVKLPPAWLAGGNWQFVLGTDEAGRDILSRLMYGARLSFFIGLVSVALALLPGIVLGLAAAFFPRWGDAPIMRLMDVLLALPSLLLAVAVVAVIGPGLTNTMLAIAIVALPAYVRLTRASALGELQKEYVTASRVAGAGTLRLMFSQVLPNCTAPLIVQATLGFSTAILDAAALGFLGLGVQPPSAEWGAMLASARDYIDNAWWIVTMPGLSILITVLAINLLGDGLRDALDPKLKRLS, encoded by the coding sequence ATGGCAGACTTGCCAACCCCACCCCTGTCATCGCCGCAGGCGGTGACGCCGCCGTCCGGACGCTTGCTGGCGGCGCGCGAATTTTGGGCCCAATTCTCGCGCAACCACGGCGCAGTCGGCGCGCTCGTGGTGGTCACGATATTGATCGTGGTCGCGCTGTTCGCGCCGCTGCTGGCGCCGCATAGCCCGATCGAGCAGTACCGGGAGTTTGTCAAGTTGCCACCGGCGTGGCTCGCTGGCGGCAACTGGCAGTTCGTGCTGGGCACTGATGAAGCGGGGCGCGACATCCTATCGCGGCTAATGTACGGCGCGCGGCTGTCGTTCTTCATCGGTCTGGTGTCGGTCGCGTTGGCGCTGCTGCCAGGCATCGTACTGGGGCTGGCCGCCGCATTCTTTCCGCGCTGGGGCGATGCGCCGATCATGCGGCTGATGGATGTGCTGCTCGCGCTGCCGTCATTGTTGCTCGCGGTGGCGGTCGTGGCCGTGATCGGGCCCGGATTGACCAACACGATGCTGGCCATTGCGATCGTCGCGCTGCCCGCCTACGTGCGGCTCACGCGCGCGTCCGCGCTCGGCGAGCTGCAAAAGGAGTATGTGACCGCCTCGCGCGTGGCGGGCGCCGGCACGTTGCGTCTGATGTTCTCTCAGGTGCTGCCTAACTGTACCGCGCCGTTGATTGTGCAAGCCACGCTCGGCTTCTCGACCGCGATTCTTGATGCCGCCGCGCTCGGCTTTCTCGGCCTGGGCGTGCAGCCGCCCTCAGCCGAATGGGGCGCGATGCTGGCCTCCGCGCGCGACTACATCGACAACGCGTGGTGGATCGTCACGATGCCGGGCTTGTCGATTCTGATCACCGTGCTGGCCATCAACCTGCTCGGCGACGGGTTGCGCGATGCACTCGATCCGAAATTGAAGAGGTTGTCATGA
- the ahcY gene encoding adenosylhomocysteinase, translating to MNAVVYEKNLSQDCVVADPSLAEWGRKELNIAETEMPGLVQIRDEYQAEQPLKGARIAGSLHMTIQTGVLIETLKALGADVRWASCNVFSTQDHAAAAIAATGTPVFAYKGESLDEYWEFAHRIFEWPNGQFANMILDDGGDATLLLILGAKAEQDRSVIAKPLNEEEVALYNAIARYLDTDPRWYSTRLAHIRGVTEETTTGVHRLYQMEREGQLPFPAINVNDSVTKSKFDNLYGCRESLVDGIKRATDVMIAGKIAVVAGYGDVGKGCAQSLRGLGATVWVTEIDPICALQAAMEGYRVVTMDYAADKADIFVTATGNYHVINHDHMKAMRHNAIVCNIGHFDSEIDVASTRQYQWENIKPQVDHIIFPDGKRVILLAEGRLVNLGCATGHPSFVMSNSFTNQTLAQIELFTRGDQYQNKVYVLPKHLDEKVARLHLARIGATLTELSDAQARYIGVDKHGPFKPGHYRY from the coding sequence ATGAACGCCGTAGTCTACGAAAAAAACCTATCCCAGGATTGTGTCGTTGCCGACCCGTCGCTCGCCGAATGGGGCCGCAAGGAACTGAACATCGCCGAGACCGAAATGCCGGGTCTGGTGCAGATCCGCGACGAGTACCAGGCCGAGCAGCCGCTGAAGGGGGCCCGCATCGCCGGCTCACTGCACATGACGATCCAGACCGGCGTGCTGATTGAGACGCTGAAGGCGCTGGGCGCGGACGTGCGCTGGGCGTCGTGCAACGTTTTCTCGACGCAGGACCACGCAGCGGCGGCGATCGCCGCAACCGGCACGCCAGTGTTCGCGTACAAGGGCGAGTCGCTCGACGAATACTGGGAGTTTGCGCACCGGATCTTTGAATGGCCGAACGGCCAGTTCGCCAACATGATCCTCGATGATGGCGGCGACGCGACGCTGCTGCTGATTCTGGGTGCGAAGGCCGAGCAGGATCGCTCAGTGATCGCCAAGCCGCTCAACGAGGAAGAGGTCGCGTTGTATAACGCGATTGCCCGTTACCTCGACACGGACCCGCGCTGGTACTCGACGCGTCTCGCGCATATTCGCGGCGTCACCGAAGAAACCACGACCGGCGTGCATCGGCTGTACCAGATGGAGCGCGAGGGCCAGCTGCCGTTCCCAGCCATCAACGTGAACGATTCGGTGACCAAGTCCAAGTTCGACAACCTGTACGGTTGCCGCGAATCGTTGGTGGACGGCATCAAGCGCGCGACCGACGTGATGATCGCCGGCAAGATCGCCGTGGTGGCCGGCTACGGTGACGTTGGTAAGGGTTGCGCACAATCGCTGCGCGGGCTCGGCGCGACCGTGTGGGTGACCGAGATCGATCCGATCTGCGCATTGCAGGCGGCGATGGAAGGCTATCGCGTCGTCACGATGGACTACGCGGCGGATAAGGCCGACATCTTCGTAACGGCCACCGGCAACTACCATGTGATTAACCACGACCACATGAAGGCGATGCGCCACAACGCGATCGTCTGCAATATTGGCCACTTCGATTCCGAAATCGACGTGGCATCCACGCGCCAGTACCAGTGGGAAAATATCAAGCCGCAAGTGGACCACATCATCTTCCCGGATGGTAAGCGGGTGATCCTGCTGGCCGAGGGGCGGCTTGTGAACCTGGGGTGCGCGACCGGCCACCCATCGTTCGTGATGTCCAATTCGTTCACGAATCAGACGCTCGCGCAGATCGAGTTGTTCACGCGCGGCGACCAGTATCAGAACAAGGTCTACGTGCTGCCCAAGCATCTGGACGAAAAAGTCGCGCGGCTGCATCTGGCGCGCATCGGCGCGACACTGACCGAGCTCAGCGACGCGCAGGCGCGGTATATTGGCGTAGACAAGCACGGTCCGTTCAAGCCGGGCCACTACCGTTACTAA
- the metF gene encoding methylenetetrahydrofolate reductase [NAD(P)H], with product MSLPEISFEFFPPKTAEGVDKLRATRAQLAPLKPKFMSVTFGAGGSTQQGTLDTVLEMAGEGFEAAPHLSCIGASKESLRGVLAQYRQHGIRHIVALRGDLPSGMGEVGELRYACDLVAFVRAEHGDWFHIEVAAYPEYHPQARSPRADLENFAHKVKAGANSAITQYFYNADAYFRFVDDARRLGVDAPIVPGIMPITNYAQLMRFSEMCGAEVPKWIARRLESFGDDRDAIRAFGLDVVTAMCERLVVNGAPGLHFYTLNGAAASKAICERLRI from the coding sequence ATGTCCTTGCCTGAAATCTCGTTCGAGTTCTTTCCGCCGAAGACGGCGGAAGGGGTCGATAAACTGCGCGCAACGCGTGCGCAACTGGCGCCGCTTAAGCCAAAGTTCATGTCGGTGACATTTGGCGCCGGCGGCTCGACACAGCAGGGCACGCTCGATACCGTGCTTGAAATGGCGGGTGAGGGCTTCGAGGCCGCGCCGCACTTGTCGTGCATCGGCGCGTCGAAGGAGAGCTTGCGCGGCGTTTTGGCGCAGTACCGCCAGCACGGCATCAGGCACATCGTCGCGCTGCGCGGCGACTTGCCCTCTGGCATGGGAGAGGTCGGCGAGCTGCGCTATGCGTGCGACTTGGTTGCCTTCGTGCGCGCCGAGCACGGCGACTGGTTTCATATTGAAGTGGCCGCGTATCCCGAATACCACCCGCAGGCGAGGTCGCCGCGCGCGGACCTGGAGAATTTCGCACACAAGGTGAAGGCGGGCGCAAATTCAGCCATTACACAGTATTTCTATAATGCGGACGCCTATTTCCGCTTCGTCGACGACGCGCGCAGGCTTGGTGTTGACGCACCGATCGTGCCCGGCATCATGCCGATCACGAACTATGCGCAACTGATGCGGTTTTCCGAAATGTGCGGCGCAGAAGTCCCGAAGTGGATTGCGCGGCGACTGGAGAGTTTTGGTGACGACCGTGACGCCATTCGGGCATTTGGGCTGGATGTCGTGACCGCAATGTGCGAGCGGCTGGTCGTGAACGGCGCACCAGGATTGCATTTCTACACACTGAACGGCGCGGCGGCCAGCAAGGCGATTTGCGAGCGTCTGCGCATCTAG
- the pcp gene encoding pyroglutamyl-peptidase I, protein MHTVLLTGFEPFENELINPSWEAVRALDGARIATPSGDAIVHARMMPVRFRTLDQALLDAIEATHPSLAICVGQAGGRADLSIERVAINVDDARIPDNDGYQPIDAPIVSDGPAAYFSTLPIKALVHALREAGLPASVSQTAGTFTCNRLFYILSHYIATRAPQLRGGFVHIPYTPRQAACHPGQPSLPTASVIEGLKVIVQTALSVRMDVPETGGALH, encoded by the coding sequence ATGCACACCGTACTGCTAACCGGTTTTGAGCCATTCGAAAATGAACTGATCAATCCATCGTGGGAGGCCGTGCGCGCACTCGACGGCGCACGGATCGCGACCCCGTCTGGCGACGCCATCGTACACGCGCGGATGATGCCAGTGCGCTTTCGCACGCTCGACCAGGCACTGCTAGACGCGATCGAGGCAACGCATCCGTCGCTGGCAATCTGTGTCGGCCAAGCCGGCGGGCGTGCGGACTTGTCCATCGAGCGCGTCGCCATCAACGTGGACGATGCACGCATCCCGGACAACGACGGTTACCAGCCAATCGACGCTCCGATCGTCAGCGACGGACCGGCGGCTTACTTCTCCACGCTGCCGATCAAGGCGCTCGTCCATGCGCTACGCGAGGCCGGCCTCCCTGCATCGGTGTCGCAAACGGCCGGCACCTTCACGTGCAACCGTCTTTTCTACATCCTGTCGCACTACATCGCGACACGTGCACCGCAATTGCGCGGTGGCTTCGTGCATATACCCTATACGCCGCGACAGGCCGCGTGCCACCCAGGCCAGCCCAGCCTGCCAACCGCGTCCGTCATTGAAGGGCTGAAGGTCATTGTGCAGACTGCCTTGTCAGTCCGCATGGATGTGCCGGAAACGGGCGGCGCGTTGCACTAA
- a CDS encoding peptide ABC transporter ATP-binding protein yields the protein MSAVAHARDTATAEDAVLVADQLTKHYEVRRGLFGTATVKALNGVSFSLARGRTLAVVGESGCGKSTLARQLTMVESPTSGRLLIDGANVATATHEQLAELRKRVQMVFQNPFASLNPRKTVEQTLAEPLAINTGMSAGERASRIAEMMRTVGLRPEHAKRYPHMFSGGQRQRVAIARAMILTPRIVVADEPVSALDVSIQAQILNLFMDLQDKFGTSYVFISHNLAVVEHVADDVMVMYFGGIAERGAKATLFARPRHPYTRALMSATPAIFESDRRLKIKLEGELPSPLNPPRGCTFHQRCPYRIERCVAEEPRLRDVDGRQVACHRAEEMDA from the coding sequence ATGAGCGCGGTGGCGCATGCCCGCGACACGGCGACGGCCGAGGATGCCGTGCTGGTTGCGGACCAACTGACCAAGCACTACGAGGTGCGCCGTGGCCTATTCGGCACGGCCACCGTGAAGGCGCTCAACGGCGTGTCGTTTTCGCTCGCCCGTGGTCGCACGCTGGCGGTCGTCGGCGAGTCGGGATGCGGTAAGTCAACGCTTGCGCGGCAATTGACGATGGTCGAGAGCCCGACGTCTGGCCGCCTGTTGATCGATGGCGCCAATGTCGCGACCGCCACGCATGAGCAGCTAGCCGAGTTGCGCAAACGCGTTCAGATGGTGTTCCAAAACCCGTTTGCCTCGTTGAACCCGCGCAAGACGGTCGAGCAGACGCTGGCCGAGCCGCTTGCGATCAATACCGGGATGAGCGCCGGCGAGCGGGCATCGCGCATCGCCGAGATGATGCGCACGGTCGGTCTGCGACCCGAACACGCGAAGCGGTATCCGCACATGTTCTCCGGCGGGCAGCGGCAGCGCGTGGCGATTGCGCGCGCGATGATCCTGACGCCGCGCATCGTCGTAGCCGACGAGCCGGTGTCAGCGTTGGACGTGTCGATCCAGGCGCAGATCTTGAACTTGTTTATGGATCTGCAGGACAAGTTCGGCACCAGCTACGTGTTCATTTCGCACAACCTCGCGGTGGTCGAGCACGTCGCCGACGATGTGATGGTGATGTATTTCGGCGGCATCGCGGAACGAGGGGCCAAGGCGACCCTCTTCGCGCGGCCGCGGCATCCGTACACACGCGCGTTGATGTCGGCCACACCGGCTATTTTCGAATCCGACCGTCGCCTTAAGATCAAGCTGGAGGGGGAGCTGCCGTCGCCGTTGAACCCCCCTCGCGGCTGCACATTTCATCAGCGCTGTCCGTACCGGATCGAGCGGTGCGTGGCCGAAGAGCCGAGGTTGCGCGACGTTGACGGCCGCCAAGTGGCCTGCCACCGTGCGGAGGAGATGGATGCTTGA
- a CDS encoding ABC transporter ATP-binding protein codes for MSPNPNAPCDAGAPLLTIRNLHVDFDGLAAVDRVNLSVAAGEVLGIVGESGSGKSVTSMALMGLIDPPGRVSADELCFDGVDLLRASPAKRRRIVGKDIAMVFQDALTSLNPSYTVGYQIKEVLRLHEGLRGAALERRALDLLEQVGIPDAKNRINAFPHQMSGGMNQRVMIAMAVACNPKLLIADEPTTALDVTIQAQIMDLLVRLQKERGMALVLISHDLAVVSEVAQRVAVMYAGEIIEMNRVPDIFSAPHHPYTEALLAAIPEHNRGARRLAALSGMVPGHGDRPSGCLFAPRCKYGVDDCWIGRPALAQLDAQDDAMRARCIRPLNMEKVVVPILDAGRIALAGATPGDDAGECVAAPAAPPASGVANDRHDPHARGAHENGGKR; via the coding sequence ATGAGCCCGAATCCGAATGCACCGTGCGATGCAGGTGCGCCGTTGCTGACGATCCGCAACCTGCATGTCGACTTCGACGGACTGGCCGCGGTCGATCGCGTGAATCTGTCGGTGGCCGCCGGCGAGGTGCTCGGCATTGTCGGCGAATCCGGTTCGGGCAAGAGCGTCACGTCGATGGCCCTGATGGGGCTGATCGACCCGCCGGGGCGCGTCAGCGCCGACGAACTATGCTTTGACGGCGTCGACCTGTTGCGCGCGTCGCCGGCTAAGCGCCGGCGCATCGTTGGCAAGGACATCGCGATGGTGTTTCAAGACGCGCTCACGAGTCTGAATCCAAGTTATACGGTCGGCTACCAGATCAAGGAAGTGCTTCGCTTGCACGAAGGGTTGCGCGGTGCGGCCCTGGAGCGCCGTGCGCTGGACCTGCTCGAGCAAGTTGGCATCCCGGACGCGAAGAACCGCATCAACGCGTTCCCCCACCAGATGTCGGGCGGGATGAATCAGCGCGTGATGATTGCTATGGCCGTGGCGTGCAACCCGAAACTGCTGATCGCCGACGAGCCGACCACCGCGCTGGACGTGACAATCCAGGCGCAGATCATGGACCTGCTGGTGCGCTTGCAGAAGGAGCGTGGTATGGCGCTCGTGCTGATCTCGCACGATCTGGCTGTGGTATCCGAGGTCGCGCAGCGGGTCGCGGTGATGTATGCGGGTGAGATCATCGAAATGAACCGCGTGCCGGATATTTTCTCGGCGCCGCACCATCCGTACACGGAGGCGCTGCTGGCGGCCATTCCCGAGCACAACCGCGGTGCGCGGCGGCTCGCGGCGCTCTCCGGCATGGTGCCTGGTCACGGCGACCGCCCTAGTGGCTGCCTGTTCGCGCCGCGTTGTAAGTATGGGGTTGACGATTGTTGGATAGGGCGGCCCGCGCTCGCCCAACTCGATGCGCAGGACGACGCGATGCGTGCCCGATGCATCCGTCCTCTAAATATGGAAAAGGTCGTGGTGCCGATACTCGATGCGGGGCGCATTGCGCTGGCCGGCGCGACGCCGGGGGATGACGCCGGCGAGTGCGTCGCGGCGCCGGCCGCGCCGCCTGCCAGCGGCGTTGCCAACGACCGGCATGACCCGCACGCACGCGGCGCGCACGAGAACGGAGGTAAACGATGA